In a single window of the Myxococcus stipitatus genome:
- a CDS encoding sensor histidine kinase, translating to MSSSSPVILNVNDDVASRYLTSRVLRLAGFHVVEAGSGREALDLADEQTDLVILDVRLPDLSGLEVCRLLKTAPRTRGILVLHLSAQAVGPGDRAMGLEYGADGYLVAPADPEELVAQVHALLRLRRAEREVRTLSQEVERQRRLLELAMSSAEDPIALYDATGRLLFANHAARAARGAGRLHEAGMTLAEREALDPALSTYARAVELALGTGQAQRGSVVMPSEQGPRHYDYTLSPALEPDGRVAALMAWSRDVTEERSGEEFREQFIGMLGHDLRNPLNALSMSAQQLKRKGGLDERQTALTSRILTSAERMDRMIRQLLDFARARLGGGVPVVREACDVFDVARRAVEEMRASHPGRVVMVEVLGDGRGAWDMDRLEQVFSNLLVNALKYSPADSAVRLWGEGTEREVVLHIHNAGPPIPAEELPHVFSAWRRGSRAVQTEVGPPSGLGLGLYITRQILLAHGGEVSADSSAKRGTTFTLRLPR from the coding sequence ATGAGTTCTTCGTCCCCGGTCATCCTCAACGTCAACGATGATGTCGCCAGTCGCTATCTGACGTCCCGCGTGCTGCGGCTGGCGGGCTTCCACGTCGTGGAGGCCGGCTCCGGGCGGGAGGCGCTGGACCTGGCGGACGAGCAGACGGACCTGGTCATCCTCGACGTGCGGTTGCCGGACCTCAGCGGACTGGAGGTCTGTCGGCTGCTGAAGACCGCGCCGCGCACGCGCGGCATCCTCGTGCTGCACCTGTCCGCGCAGGCCGTGGGACCGGGCGACCGGGCCATGGGGTTGGAGTACGGCGCGGATGGCTACCTGGTGGCTCCGGCGGACCCGGAGGAGCTGGTGGCGCAGGTGCACGCGCTGTTGCGGCTGCGGCGCGCCGAGCGCGAGGTCCGCACGCTGTCCCAGGAAGTGGAGCGGCAGCGCCGGCTGCTGGAGCTGGCCATGTCGTCCGCCGAGGACCCCATCGCGCTCTACGACGCGACCGGGCGGCTGTTGTTCGCCAACCACGCGGCCCGCGCGGCGCGGGGCGCGGGGCGCCTGCACGAGGCGGGCATGACGCTGGCGGAGCGCGAGGCGCTGGACCCCGCGCTGTCGACCTACGCGCGCGCCGTGGAGCTGGCGCTGGGCACCGGGCAGGCGCAGCGCGGCTCGGTGGTGATGCCCTCCGAGCAGGGGCCCCGGCACTACGACTACACGTTGTCGCCCGCGCTGGAGCCCGACGGCCGGGTGGCGGCGCTGATGGCCTGGTCGCGCGACGTCACCGAGGAGCGCAGCGGGGAGGAGTTCCGCGAGCAGTTCATCGGCATGCTCGGGCACGACCTGCGCAACCCCCTCAACGCGCTCTCCATGTCCGCGCAGCAGCTCAAGCGCAAGGGCGGGCTGGACGAGCGCCAGACGGCGCTCACCTCTCGTATCCTCACCAGCGCCGAGCGCATGGACCGGATGATTCGCCAGCTGCTGGACTTCGCCCGCGCGCGGCTGGGCGGGGGCGTGCCGGTGGTGCGCGAGGCGTGCGACGTGTTCGACGTGGCGCGACGCGCCGTGGAGGAGATGCGTGCGAGCCACCCCGGGCGCGTGGTGATGGTGGAGGTGCTCGGCGACGGCCGCGGCGCGTGGGACATGGACCGGCTGGAGCAGGTGTTCAGCAACCTGCTGGTGAACGCGCTCAAGTACAGCCCGGCGGACTCGGCGGTCCGGCTGTGGGGCGAGGGGACGGAGCGCGAGGTGGTGTTGCACATCCACAACGCGGGCCCGCCGATTCCGGCCGAGGAGCTGCCGCACGTGTTCTCCGCGTGGCGCCGGGGCTCGCGCGCGGTGCAGACCGAGGTGGGGCCTCCCTCCGGCCTGGGGCTGGGGCTCTACATCACCCGACAGATTCTCCTCGCCCATGGTGGCGAGGTCTCCGCTGACTCGTCGGCGAAGCGCGGGACGACCTTCACGTTGCGCCTGCCGAGATGA
- a CDS encoding DUF2378 family protein — MSPEKLIFAQSVEALFVRALGPYLTREGRQRLKAVGLDLSEPLRPAYSLEQWRSFLRVAVRDVFPALPPKEAWLALGARYLQGFRQTAVGRASLALVTRMDPRRTLERVPYNVKAGNNFNELRVEEAAEGAATLWMKDVLADDPYFAAGFLAETMRSAGAGTVDIQPVAFDGTAATFRLTWSRAATTPVGEVAPAHGG, encoded by the coding sequence ATGTCCCCGGAGAAGCTCATCTTCGCGCAGTCGGTGGAAGCGCTCTTCGTGCGCGCCCTGGGCCCGTACCTCACGCGGGAGGGGCGCCAACGACTCAAGGCGGTGGGGCTGGACTTGTCCGAGCCGCTGCGGCCGGCGTACTCGCTGGAGCAGTGGCGGTCGTTCCTCCGGGTGGCGGTGAGGGACGTGTTCCCCGCGCTGCCGCCGAAGGAGGCCTGGCTCGCGCTGGGGGCGCGCTATCTCCAGGGGTTCCGGCAGACGGCGGTGGGGCGCGCCAGCCTGGCGCTCGTCACGCGCATGGACCCTCGCCGCACGCTGGAGCGGGTGCCCTACAACGTGAAGGCCGGCAACAACTTCAACGAGCTGCGCGTGGAGGAGGCCGCCGAGGGCGCCGCCACGCTGTGGATGAAGGACGTACTGGCGGATGACCCGTACTTCGCCGCGGGCTTCCTCGCGGAGACGATGCGCTCGGCGGGCGCGGGGACGGTGGACATCCAGCCGGTGGCCTTCGACGGCACGGCGGCGACGTTCCGCCTCACCTGGTCGCGCGCGGCGACGACGCCCGTGGGCGAGGTGGCGCCAGCGCACGGCGGCTGA
- a CDS encoding PLP-dependent cysteine synthase family protein — MRPPCRPLPADGRFLQAIAPTPLVPVRLDPEGPTIWCKLEFLNPSGSTKDRIARYMLEKAWRLGELVPGGEVVEASSGSTSIALALASAQMGVRFTAVMPEGVTDERVLTIRAYGGDVVLVPRAEGVRGAIQKAEELARERKAFAPRQFENPDNAEAHRVWTGQEILSQIPGGLVHGVVSGVGTGGTVVGLYQAFAEAGCPVTAFIARPIAGLGCDIECCSFSPRVPGVVDGMSRLYREADMPGRVELDVSDDLAMSTARALIRRGFPVGPSSGLNYVAALEAAKRLGPNAQVVTVFPDRMERYFSTELIQPRPAASRGAA, encoded by the coding sequence ATGCGTCCTCCCTGTCGTCCGCTGCCCGCGGATGGCCGCTTCCTCCAGGCCATCGCCCCCACTCCCCTCGTGCCCGTCCGGCTGGACCCGGAGGGCCCCACCATCTGGTGCAAGCTGGAGTTCCTCAACCCCAGCGGCTCCACCAAGGACCGCATCGCGCGGTACATGCTGGAGAAGGCCTGGCGGCTGGGCGAGCTGGTGCCGGGCGGCGAGGTGGTGGAGGCGTCGAGCGGGTCGACGAGCATCGCCCTGGCGCTGGCCAGCGCGCAGATGGGCGTGCGCTTCACGGCGGTGATGCCGGAGGGCGTCACGGACGAGCGCGTGCTCACCATCCGGGCCTACGGCGGCGACGTCGTGCTCGTGCCTCGCGCCGAGGGCGTGCGCGGCGCCATCCAGAAGGCGGAGGAGCTGGCGCGCGAGCGCAAGGCGTTCGCGCCGCGCCAGTTCGAGAACCCGGACAACGCCGAGGCGCACCGCGTGTGGACGGGGCAGGAGATCCTCTCGCAGATTCCGGGCGGGCTGGTGCACGGCGTGGTGAGCGGCGTGGGCACCGGCGGCACCGTGGTGGGGCTGTACCAGGCGTTCGCGGAGGCGGGCTGTCCGGTGACGGCCTTCATCGCGCGGCCCATCGCCGGCCTGGGCTGCGACATCGAATGCTGCAGCTTCAGCCCGCGCGTGCCGGGCGTGGTGGACGGCATGTCGCGGCTCTACCGCGAGGCGGACATGCCGGGCCGCGTGGAGCTGGACGTGTCCGACGACCTGGCCATGAGCACCGCGCGCGCGCTCATCCGCCGGGGCTTCCCGGTGGGGCCGTCGTCGGGCCTCAACTATGTCGCGGCCCTGGAGGCGGCGAAGCGGCTGGGCCCCAACGCCCAGGTGGTGACGGTGTTCCCCGACCGCATGGAGCGCTACTTCTCCACCGAGCTCATCCAGCCACGGCCCGCCGCTTCGCGCGGCGCGGCATGA
- a CDS encoding TolC family protein codes for MSFHEALALARQRAPALLDAAGRVAEAEGAVAGAAPPLRENPTLSAEVGPRSVENGARRGVQYAVGLVQPFELGGRQGARREAARAGLARQTADQRDTERQVLGEVGEAFLRALYAQELTRLMSRTEEAARDLTHATQRRFDAGDVPVVDVNVARVALARAQATVAAARGEEAALLDELRARLGVPTGEPLAVRGELKALAALPVSATTEPRADIVALEAELAQAEAELRLGRSERLPDLSVGIRLEQEVDESALVGTLSLPLPLFSRGQEARVTGAARVNRLRTALEAARRTRDLQVQAATTRDRQRHEALEVLERDALPLLDENESLARKSYEAGEMDLAGLLLVRRETLETRVALLDSHLEAALARVRLAVELGVLP; via the coding sequence TTGTCATTCCATGAAGCCCTGGCCCTGGCCCGCCAGCGCGCCCCCGCGCTGCTGGACGCCGCGGGCCGCGTCGCCGAGGCCGAGGGCGCCGTCGCCGGCGCCGCCCCGCCGCTGCGCGAGAACCCCACGCTGAGCGCCGAGGTGGGCCCCCGCTCCGTCGAGAACGGCGCGCGGCGGGGCGTCCAATACGCGGTGGGGCTCGTCCAACCCTTCGAGCTGGGCGGCAGACAAGGCGCTCGCCGGGAGGCCGCGCGCGCGGGCCTGGCGCGGCAGACCGCCGACCAGCGCGACACGGAGCGCCAGGTGCTGGGCGAGGTGGGCGAGGCCTTCCTGCGCGCCCTGTACGCCCAGGAGCTGACGCGGCTGATGTCGCGGACCGAGGAGGCCGCGCGCGACCTGACCCACGCCACGCAGCGGCGCTTCGACGCCGGTGACGTGCCCGTGGTGGACGTCAACGTCGCGCGCGTGGCGCTGGCGCGCGCCCAGGCGACCGTCGCCGCCGCCCGGGGCGAGGAGGCCGCGCTGCTGGACGAACTGCGCGCGCGGCTCGGCGTCCCCACCGGGGAGCCGCTCGCGGTGCGCGGCGAGCTGAAGGCGCTGGCGGCCCTGCCCGTGTCCGCCACCACCGAGCCCCGCGCGGACATCGTCGCGCTGGAGGCCGAGCTGGCCCAGGCCGAGGCGGAGCTGCGCCTGGGCCGGAGCGAGCGGCTGCCCGACCTGAGCGTGGGCATCCGCCTGGAACAGGAGGTGGACGAGTCCGCCCTCGTGGGCACGCTCAGCCTCCCCCTCCCCCTGTTCTCCCGAGGACAGGAGGCGCGGGTGACGGGCGCGGCGCGAGTCAACCGCCTGCGCACCGCGCTGGAGGCCGCGCGCCGCACGAGGGACCTCCAGGTCCAGGCAGCCACCACCCGGGACCGACAGCGCCACGAGGCATTGGAGGTGCTGGAGCGCGACGCCCTGCCCTTGCTGGACGAGAACGAATCGCTCGCGCGCAAATCCTATGAAGCCGGGGAGATGGACCTCGCGGGGTTGCTCCTCGTCCGCCGTGAAACCCTCGAGACGCGCGTGGCGCTGCTCGACAGTCACCTCGAGGCCGCGCTCGCCCGGGTGCGGCTCGCCGTCGAGCTGGGAGTCCTTCCATGA